Part of the Pseudomonas lijiangensis genome is shown below.
AGGCGAAGTTCTGCGTGATGTCTTTCACCACCGACTGGCGTTTCTCGCCTGCCCGCTCGCGGGAACTGGTGGACGCCTTGATGGCGGCCCGCAAGGACGTCTGCTACCTGGAAATCGACGCGCCTCAAGGGCACGACGCCTTCCTGATCCCGATCCCGCGCTACCTGCAGGCTTTCGGTAACTACATGAACCGAATTTCGTTGTGAGGACGCCATGAGAGCCGATCTTGAGATCATCCAGGAATGGATCCCCGCTGGCAGCCGCGTACTCGACCTGGGTTGCGGCGATGGCGAACTGCTGACCTGGTTGCGCGACAACAAGCAGGTCACCGGCTACGGCCTGGAAAACGACCCGGACAACATTGCCGAGTGCGTGGCCAAGGGCATCAACGTGATCGAGCAGGACCTGGACAAGGGCCTGGGCAACTTTGCCAGCAACAGCTTCGACATCGTGGTCATGACCCAGGCCCTGCAGGCCGTGCACTACCCGGACCGCATCCTCGACGAGATGCTGCGTGTGGGTCGCCAGTGCATCATTACCTTCCCGAACTTCGGCCACTGGCGCTGCCGCTGGTATCTGGCGAGCAAGGGCCGCATGCCGGTATCCGAGTTCCTGCCGTACACCTGGTACAACACGCCGAACATTCACTTCTGCACCTTTGAAGACTT
Proteins encoded:
- the metW gene encoding methionine biosynthesis protein MetW, coding for MRADLEIIQEWIPAGSRVLDLGCGDGELLTWLRDNKQVTGYGLENDPDNIAECVAKGINVIEQDLDKGLGNFASNSFDIVVMTQALQAVHYPDRILDEMLRVGRQCIITFPNFGHWRCRWYLASKGRMPVSEFLPYTWYNTPNIHFCTFEDFEELCREREARVIDRLAVDQQHRHGWASKLWPNLLGEIGIYRVSSPGLPEHQVAV